In Lacinutrix sp. Bg11-31, the DNA window CATACATTATGCAGCATTTTGCTTTCGAACGTTTAATTATGGGAATCAATTCGCATGCTAGAGCGGAATTTGCACTAGAATATGCCGTAAAATATATGGGAGAACGCCAAGCTTTTGGCAAAACTATAGACAAATTCCAGGCTTTACGTCATACAATGGCAGATTGCTATGCAGACATGGAAGTGTGTAAAGAGTTTAATTATACAGTAGCAGCAAGATTAGATAAAGATGAGTATGTTGTAAAAGAAGCTACCATTTCAAAACTGCGTTCTACAAAAATGGCAGACGATGTTATTTATCAATGTCTTCAAATGTTAGGAGGCTATGGTTATATGGAAGAATATCCAATGGCACGTTTATTGCGTGATAGTAGACTAGGACCTATTGGTGGAGGAACTTCAGAAATCTTAAGAGAGATTATCGCTAAAATGGTAATTGATAAAAAGGAATATAAACCGGCTGTAAAGCATTAATTAAATTATTGTTTTAGCGAAAATTGTTTTTCAATTTGCTAAAATGGTAATTGATATAAAGGTAAATATCCTTACAGTAAAATATAAGATTCTTGCTATTTGTGCTGAGCTAAACTCAGTAAAGCAAGAATTTTATAGTTTATAGAAAGAGATTAAGGTTTAGAAAAGAAATATTACTTTTACCAAGTTCATTTCAATAATGTAACATTGTTTTCGTTATTGATAAGAGGTCAAATTATAAATATCAACTTTTTTTAAAAATGAAATACCCAAATCAAATCTTATGTCTGTTATTCTTTTTATTCAGCACAATTGCGTTCGCGCAAAAAGAAATCAATAATCAAGTAGTAGATTTTTTTAGCGACACACCTATAGAAAGTGCAAGTGTTTATATTAAAAGCACAGCAATAGGAACAATAACAAATGCAGATGGGAAATTTGCACTTCGTATTCCAAAAGAGAACGTATCAGATACTTTAGTGGTTTCATCTATTGGATTTTCAACAGAAAAAATCCCATTAGATCTGTACGACGCTTCAGAACCAATATACTTAGTAGAAGCAGTTGCATCTCTAGATGAGGTTGTGTTAGAGGCAGAAATCAGACCAAAAACGGGAAATGATATTGTATTAAAAGCAATTGAAGAATTGCCTCTAACAATGCCAGATTCCTCATACATTCAAAAAGGTTTTTTAAGACATAAAGAACGTAATAAAAAAGAATTTAAATGGCTTATAGAAAGCGCCATTTCGGTTTATGATTCTGGTTACTCAGTACCAGCAAAAAATTACCTAAAGATAAACGTAGATCAAATGCGTAAAAGTTACGATCTAAGAGATATCGATAGTTTGTTTACCTATGCTTCTTACTTAAATCAGAACTCTACAGTAAGAACGAATCCTAAAAATTTAAGAAGAAGTCAGGTTAAAACAGCTTTATTAGAAAAGTCTATTAAGTGGAATGACAACAGAGTAAACGGACTTCAAAATATATTTCAAGGAAAACTCAACATGTTTAGAAATGTAGACGGTAAAAAAGCATTATTTGGTGAAGACATATTAAAGAATCATCAATTTAAACTAGACACCATTTTAGTAGATAACGAACGTAAACTATATAAAATTGAAATTACAAAAGGCGAAGAATACGTAGGTTTAGATACCAAAGGTATTTATAACGAAGGCTACCAAGCCAAAGGCTGGCTGTACATCTACTACGATAATTTTGCCATTAAAAAAGTAGAATACGAATTAGTAGCAGCATCAAAAGAACAAAAAAGCAGAAGCAAGCGCTTGTTCGATACGCAAACCAATCATAAATTAGTAATAAACTACAAGGAGTATAAAGATAAAATGTACCCTAATTACATTTATTACGAAACACCAAAACTCGTTAACGTAGGTTATAAACCTAAAAACAAACAAGACGAGCAATTTGCCGAACAATTTAATAAAGAAGAAAGATATTATTTTACAATACAAGAAATTCTGTTTTC includes these proteins:
- a CDS encoding carboxypeptidase-like regulatory domain-containing protein, translated to MKYPNQILCLLFFLFSTIAFAQKEINNQVVDFFSDTPIESASVYIKSTAIGTITNADGKFALRIPKENVSDTLVVSSIGFSTEKIPLDLYDASEPIYLVEAVASLDEVVLEAEIRPKTGNDIVLKAIEELPLTMPDSSYIQKGFLRHKERNKKEFKWLIESAISVYDSGYSVPAKNYLKINVDQMRKSYDLRDIDSLFTYASYLNQNSTVRTNPKNLRRSQVKTALLEKSIKWNDNRVNGLQNIFQGKLNMFRNVDGKKALFGEDILKNHQFKLDTILVDNERKLYKIEITKGEEYVGLDTKGIYNEGYQAKGWLYIYYDNFAIKKVEYELVAASKEQKSRSKRLFDTQTNHKLVINYKEYKDKMYPNYIYYETPKLVNVGYKPKNKQDEQFAEQFNKEERYYFTIQEILFSDIVLDHDKIDAELENKWDMDIFSPKPYNKEFWETYNVLLESEDEEKMIQDLSKRASLFKE